From the Deinococcus sonorensis KR-87 genome, the window AGCTGTCGCAGGAGCACGGCCTGGACCTGCGCGCCTTCATCGCCCTGAGTTACCTGCAGTCCGGCGTGCGCTCGCCCGGCGAGCTGGCCCTGCAGATGGGCCTGCCGCGCTACGTGGTGACCCGCACGCTGGATGCCCTCAGCCGGCTGGACGCCGTGGAGCGGGCCACCGACCGCGCCGACGGTCGCCGGCAGCAGCTCGGCGTGACGGCGGCCGGGCGCGCGCTGTGGCAGCAGGCGCTGCAGACGGTCGAGGAGGTGTGCGAGGTGCCGCTCTCCTCGGTGGAGGGCGGCCTGACCCCGCTGACGTTGCAGCTCGAACAGCTGGCCCGCGTGGCCCAGCATCCGCTTCCCACCCCCCAGGAGATACACCCATGACCCAGACTCCAGACGCGGCCGCTCCTGGCTGCCCGTTTCACGCCTCCACCGGCAGCAAGACCGTGCAGC encodes:
- a CDS encoding MarR family winged helix-turn-helix transcriptional regulator, with amino-acid sequence MPPDLNSPSLRFLTAYWNVWQALAARAELQLSQEHGLDLRAFIALSYLQSGVRSPGELALQMGLPRYVVTRTLDALSRLDAVERATDRADGRRQQLGVTAAGRALWQQALQTVEEVCEVPLSSVEGGLTPLTLQLEQLARVAQHPLPTPQEIHP